A single region of the Brachypodium distachyon strain Bd21 chromosome 3, Brachypodium_distachyon_v3.0, whole genome shotgun sequence genome encodes:
- the LOC100837702 gene encoding (S)-beta-bisabolene synthase — protein sequence MAASPRKQSVLEPSPWGDFFIKHEPQPPERSEEWMRARADKLKEEVQMLFNTCSSTMDRITLLDALQHLGIDHHFVEQINTALQEIVGSEFSSSILHEVALRFRLLREHGFWVSPDVFDKFKSEDGSFSGNEPRGLLSLYNAAHLLIHGEPSMEVIISLVRHDLESMKDSLKPPLAEQVKRALHLPLPRTFKRVETLHYISEYKQEDGYNPNLLELAKLDFNLLQRVHLKELKAITEWWEYLYGHVGLKYVRDRVVECYTWSYALFHEEGFALARISVAKQMVLITIMDDTYDNHATIQECRQLNEAVQRWDDSAISLLPEYLKRYYSELLRFFEQFEGEVATADSYRIAYVKKEFQHLSTYFMEEAEWFHRKHEPSFEEQVKLSSMSITLTTLCMGSIAAMGDAVTKETLDWAATFPQVIMASSKIARFMNDIASFERGKIKGDAMSSVECYMSEHGLTREVAIARMESMMEEEWKTTNQARFDEDRVLLPAVQRVINFAVSMPVFYGGRKDAYSSCSLRLRDTILSLFVTPIPMQY from the exons ATGGCAGCCAGTCCTCGGAAACAGTCCGTCCTAGAGCCCTCGCCGTGGGGTGACTTCTTCATCAAGCATGAGCCGCAACCACCGGag AGATCGGAGGAATGGATGAGAGCGAGGGCTGATAAACTGAAGGAAGAAGTCCAGATGTTGTTTAACACTTGCAGCAGCACGATGGACAGAATTACCTTATTGGATGCACTCCAACATCTCGGAATAGATCACCACTTTGTTGAACAGATTAACACTGCGTTACAAGAAATCGTTGGGAGCGAGTTTAgtagctccatcctccatgaGGTTGCCCTTCGATTTCGCTTGCTTAGGGAGCATGGATTTTGGGTGTCTCCAG ATGTTTTTGACAAATTCAAGAGCGAAGATGGGAGCTTCAGTGGCAATGAACCAAGGGGGCTATTAAGTTTATACAACGCAGCTCATCTTCTCATTCATGGTGAGCCGTCAATGGAAGTAATCATCTCCCTCGTGAGGCACGATCTAGAATCAATGAAAGACAGTCTCAAGCCCCCTTTAGCTGAGCAAGTCAAGCGTGCCCTTCACTTACCACTGCCAAGGACATTTAAGAGGGTAGAAACACTGCATTATATCTCCGAGTACAAACAAGAGGATGGGTATAATCCAAACCTACTAGAGCTCGCAAAGCTGGATTTTAACCTTCTGCAGCGTGTCCACTTGAAGGAGCTCAAAGCTATCACCGA GTGGTGGGAATATCTTTATGGACATGTCGGGCTAAAATATGTTCGGGATCGTGTGGTGGAGTGCTACACTTGGTCCTATGCGTTGTTCCATGAGGAAGGCTTTGCCCTCGCACGAATCAGCGTTGCCAAACAAATGGTACTAATTACCATAATGGATGACACATATGACAACCATGCCACCATACAGGAATGTCGTCAGCTAAATGAAGCTGTTCAAAG GTGGGATGATAGTGCAATTTCTCTTCTACCGGAGTACCTTAAAAGGTATTATAGTGAACTGTTGAGGTTCTTTGAGCAATTCGAGGGTGAAGTGGCAACCGCTGACAGCTACCGGATTGCCTACGTCAAGAAAGAG TTCCAACATTTGTCCACTTATTTTATGGAAGAAGCCGAATGGTTCCACCGGAAGCACGAGCCAAGCTTTGAAGAACAGGTGAAATTGTCTTCCATGAGTATAACCTTGACAACACTATGTATGGGTTCCATTGCTGCCATGGGCGATGCAGTAACCAAGGAAACACTAGACTGGGCGGCTACTTTCCCTCAAGTCATCATGGCAAGCTCAAAGATTGCACGTTTCATGAACGACATTGCGTCATTTGAA CGCGGGAAGATCAAAGGGGATGCGATGAGTTCCGTGGAGTGCTACATGAGCGAGCATGGGTTGACAAGGGAGGTCGCCATTGCCAGGATGGAGTCAATGATGGAAGAGGAATGGAAAACCACGAACCAAGCTCGATTTGATGAAGATCGCGTGCTGCTCCCGGCTGTGCAGCGGGTCATCAACTTTGCTGTGAGCATGCCGGTTTTCTATGGCGGGAGGAAGGATGCAtacagcagctgcagcctgcgTCTCCGGGACACTATTCTCAGCCTCTTCGTCACACCCATTCCCATGCAATATTGA